One Ahaetulla prasina isolate Xishuangbanna chromosome 17, ASM2864084v1, whole genome shotgun sequence genomic window carries:
- the POLR2G gene encoding DNA-directed RNA polymerase II subunit RPB7 — MFYHISLEHEILLHPRYFGPNLLNTVKQKLFTEVEGTCTGKYGFVIAVTTIDNIGAGVIQPGRGFVLYPVKYKAIVFRPFKGEVVDAIVTQVNKVGLFTEIGPMSCFISRHSIPSEMEYDTNSNPPCYKTVDEDIVIQPEDNIRLKIVGTRVDKNDIFAIGSLMDDYLGLLN, encoded by the exons ATCTCCTTGGAGCATGAAATCCTGCTGCATCCTCGGTACTTCGGGCCCAACCTTCTCAACACCGTGAAACAAAAGCTTTTCACGGAAGTGGAAGGGACCTGCACCGGCAA GTATGGCTTTGTCATCGCTGTCACCACCATAGACAACATCGGGGCGGGCGTCATTCAGCCGGGACGCGGCTTCGTCCTTTACCCCGTCAAATACAAAGCCATTGTCTTCCGTCCGTTCAAGGGTGAGGTAGTGGATGCCATTGTAACTCAGGTGAACAAG GTTGGCCTCTTCACCGAGATCGGGCCGATGTCTTGTTTCATATCCCGACAC TCGATCCCGTCAGAAATGGAGTACGATACGAACTCCAATCCGCCCTGCTACAAGACTGTGGATGAg GACATTGTCATCCAGCCAGAAGATAATATCCGACTGAAGATTGTGGGGACGCGGGTGGACAAGAACGACATC TTCGCCATTGGATCCCTGATGGATGACTACCTGG GTCTCCTGAACTGA
- the C17H11orf98 gene encoding uncharacterized protein C11orf98 homolog, whose amino-acid sequence MVAPSGKINRPRTELRKKLFKRRRVLSKEKRKKHRIVGAVVDEDLITVHHLKKRSSSSRANITLSGKKKRKLLKQLRHTAKEKAEMQVDVSPAQGGKRKKKKEATPKDCPDVEMVAADMTPGLES is encoded by the exons ATGGTGGCTCCTTCCGGGAAGATCAACCGGCCGCGGACG GAGCTGCGGAAAAAACTCTTCAAACGACGCCGGGTCCTGAgtaaggagaagagaaagaaacaccGGATTGTGGGAGCTGTGGTGGATGAAGATCTTATCACCGTTCATCACCTGAAAAAGCGATC ATCCAGTTCACGGGCAAACATTACCCTTtcgggaaagaagaaaagaaaactgctCAAACAATTGCGTCACACTGCTAAGGAAAAAGCAGAAATGCAAG TTGATGTTTCTCCAGCTCAGggtggaaaaaggaagaagaaaaaggaggcaaCTCCAAAAGACTGTCCAGATGTTGAGATGGTGGCAGCTGACATGACACCAGGATTGGAAAGCTGA